From Deinococcus sp. HSC-46F16, the proteins below share one genomic window:
- a CDS encoding C39 family peptidase yields MATRLFLLGSVAWGILGGVGLAAPASVTLKNIRHEYQGPDNCAPVTALSILGYYGTQVTQTQAAGAMKDYRGDPQVTSLELAAYLGRFGLRSVIRYAGDAEVLRELVSRGFPVVVQQRLRPGSNVVHFRTVYGYSAGRFLISDSIRGPSLSLSTAELQDLWRYYNGEYLVAYPPGKEGLVRAALGEDFDLTANWQHAKRHGEEDVKARPNDPYAWWGLAKANLRLGNIKLAAQQFDRAVQIGVPTMYYLYRQEAFEAWTRSGEHEKTLRLTTRALKSYPRSKELIEFRSRASRALGG; encoded by the coding sequence ATGGCGACTCGACTGTTTTTGCTGGGTTCGGTGGCGTGGGGGATATTGGGCGGGGTGGGATTGGCTGCGCCTGCCAGTGTCACGCTGAAGAACATCCGCCATGAGTACCAGGGTCCGGACAACTGCGCGCCCGTGACGGCGCTGAGCATTCTCGGGTACTACGGTACTCAGGTCACTCAAACTCAAGCGGCCGGGGCCATGAAAGATTACCGGGGGGATCCCCAGGTCACCAGCCTCGAACTTGCGGCCTATCTGGGCCGATTTGGACTGCGCAGCGTCATCCGGTATGCGGGGGATGCGGAGGTGCTGCGCGAACTCGTATCACGGGGTTTCCCGGTCGTGGTGCAGCAGCGCCTGCGCCCCGGGAGCAATGTCGTGCACTTCCGCACCGTGTACGGGTATAGCGCTGGGCGCTTCCTGATCAGCGATTCGATCCGCGGACCTTCCCTGAGCCTGTCCACTGCGGAGCTTCAGGACTTGTGGCGGTACTACAACGGCGAGTATCTGGTCGCGTACCCGCCTGGGAAAGAGGGCCTGGTGCGGGCGGCGCTCGGGGAAGATTTCGACCTGACCGCGAACTGGCAGCACGCCAAACGCCATGGCGAGGAGGACGTGAAGGCACGCCCGAACGACCCGTACGCCTGGTGGGGGCTGGCCAAAGCGAACCTGCGACTGGGCAACATCAAGCTTGCAGCGCAGCAGTTTGACCGGGCCGTGCAGATCGGGGTGCCCACCATGTACTACCTGTACCGCCAGGAAGCCTTTGAAGCCTGGACACGGTCCGGCGAACACGAGAAGACGCTGCGCCTGACGACCCGCGCCCTGAAGTCGTACCCGCGAAGCAAGGAACTGATCGAGTTCCGCAGTCGCGCGAGCAGGGCGCTGGGCGGGTAG
- a CDS encoding GAF domain-containing protein has protein sequence MSSPFEALPSSLSSLSECLQTVTEALAAARTQDEVLGVVLQPALEALGAGAAAVLLVTEGDDRLMIAATQGHAEDAQTFWQDAQGPAGDALKRCEPLFFEQEGDLVRAYPELEARPGGLAVATAVLPMFLDEQPVGAIVLDFREPHHFTTEEQRFLRILAAQCALSLGRARLMADLQRQVQERTRRMVVDARAHEAFVAFTEAVGTETDLLALARQAIAVSRDRFPSGSIGYYTKDGDLWKAQAWSEDMGGALLDSLRAGLPGSTPLIRRALETGTAVFTDAWNPEREAFEHTQDYGTAAAYPLVVNGEVRHLLLFGLRDTRRWTARDKALVRAVGRSLNLALEREEQRRAAEERAEAALFVSQSRLRFALDAAGLGDWELDLRDGRATRSLQHDAIFGYPQGHPDWTYDAFLAHVLPVDRDEVDRKYRVALERGEAWDFQCRVRRADGEVRWIWARGSTLPDVDGTPTHMLGLVQDITETQQAQQELHDLNAHLEARVQERTRALEAANEELVAFTYSISHDLRTPVRHVSSFVQLLRRSLGEGLNAQAARYLNVVEEAAGRMNTLIDGILQVSRTSRLTLNPGPVDLEALLIDLRREMQPDLRGREVSWEVEPLPVVRGDGETLRQALRILIDNALKFTRMREVAHIRIWAEERPGEWAVFVQDNGVGFNPQYAGRLFGIFQRLHRQEEFEGAGVGLANLRRIVTRHGGQVTAAGQPGAGATFGFTLPREGSAAGDLGVEEPSGRADATG, from the coding sequence GTGTCCAGCCCATTCGAGGCGCTCCCCTCGTCGCTTTCCTCCCTGAGCGAATGTCTTCAGACCGTGACCGAGGCTCTGGCCGCCGCCCGCACCCAGGACGAGGTGTTGGGCGTGGTGCTGCAGCCCGCCCTGGAGGCCCTGGGAGCCGGGGCGGCCGCCGTGCTGCTGGTGACGGAAGGGGATGACCGACTGATGATCGCCGCGACCCAGGGCCATGCAGAAGATGCCCAAACCTTCTGGCAGGACGCCCAAGGGCCCGCCGGGGACGCGCTGAAACGCTGCGAGCCGCTGTTCTTTGAGCAGGAGGGAGACCTCGTGCGGGCGTACCCCGAACTGGAAGCCCGGCCAGGCGGGCTGGCCGTCGCCACCGCCGTGCTGCCGATGTTCCTCGACGAGCAGCCTGTGGGCGCGATCGTCCTCGACTTCCGGGAACCCCACCACTTCACCACGGAGGAGCAGCGCTTCCTGCGCATCCTGGCCGCCCAGTGCGCCCTCTCCCTGGGCCGTGCGCGGCTGATGGCCGACCTTCAGCGGCAGGTTCAGGAACGTACCCGCCGCATGGTGGTGGACGCCCGTGCCCACGAGGCCTTCGTGGCCTTTACGGAGGCCGTGGGCACCGAGACGGACCTGCTGGCCCTGGCACGGCAGGCCATCGCCGTGTCACGCGACCGCTTCCCGAGCGGCAGCATCGGGTACTACACCAAGGACGGTGATCTGTGGAAGGCCCAAGCCTGGAGTGAGGACATGGGCGGGGCGTTGCTCGACAGCCTCCGGGCGGGTCTGCCCGGGAGTACGCCGCTGATCCGCCGCGCCCTGGAGACCGGGACAGCGGTCTTCACCGACGCCTGGAATCCCGAGCGGGAGGCATTCGAGCACACCCAGGACTACGGCACGGCCGCTGCCTACCCCCTGGTCGTGAACGGCGAGGTGAGGCACCTGCTGCTCTTCGGGCTGCGGGACACGCGGCGCTGGACGGCGCGGGACAAGGCGCTGGTGCGCGCGGTGGGCCGGAGCCTGAATCTGGCGCTGGAGCGGGAGGAGCAGCGCCGAGCGGCCGAGGAGCGCGCGGAGGCGGCCCTGTTCGTCAGTCAGAGCCGCCTGCGCTTCGCCCTCGACGCGGCCGGGCTGGGCGACTGGGAGCTCGACCTGCGCGATGGGCGTGCCACGCGGTCCTTGCAGCACGACGCGATTTTCGGGTATCCCCAGGGTCACCCGGATTGGACCTACGATGCCTTTCTCGCCCACGTGCTGCCGGTGGACCGAGACGAGGTGGACCGTAAGTACCGCGTGGCTTTGGAGCGGGGGGAGGCCTGGGACTTTCAGTGCCGTGTTCGGCGCGCGGATGGCGAGGTGCGCTGGATCTGGGCGCGTGGCTCGACCCTGCCCGATGTGGACGGCACCCCCACCCACATGCTGGGTCTGGTGCAGGACATCACGGAGACCCAACAGGCCCAACAGGAGCTGCACGACCTCAACGCCCACCTGGAGGCGCGGGTTCAGGAACGCACCCGGGCGCTGGAGGCGGCCAACGAGGAGCTGGTAGCGTTTACCTACAGCATCTCCCATGACCTGCGCACGCCGGTGCGGCATGTGAGCAGCTTCGTTCAGTTGTTGCGCCGGTCGCTGGGCGAAGGATTGAATGCCCAGGCCGCCCGCTACCTGAACGTGGTTGAAGAGGCCGCCGGTCGGATGAACACACTGATCGACGGCATCCTGCAGGTCTCCCGCACTTCCCGCCTCACGCTGAACCCCGGGCCGGTGGACCTGGAGGCGCTGCTGATCGACCTTCGCCGGGAGATGCAGCCGGACCTGAGGGGGCGAGAGGTGAGCTGGGAAGTGGAACCCCTGCCTGTGGTGAGAGGGGACGGGGAGACCCTGCGGCAGGCGCTGCGGATTCTGATAGACAACGCCCTGAAGTTCACCCGGATGCGGGAGGTCGCCCACATTCGGATCTGGGCGGAGGAACGGCCTGGAGAGTGGGCCGTGTTCGTGCAGGACAACGGGGTGGGTTTCAACCCCCAGTACGCGGGGCGGCTGTTCGGCATCTTTCAACGGCTCCACCGTCAGGAGGAGTTCGAGGGGGCCGGGGTGGGACTGGCGAACCTGCGCCGGATTGTCACGCGGCATGGAGGCCAGGTAACGGCGGCGGGACAGCCTGGAGCAGGTGCAACCTTCGGCTTTACGCTGCCCAGGGAGGGGAGTGCGGCAGGGGACCTGGGGGTTGAGGAGCCTTCAGGCAGAGCGGACGCCACTGGCTAA
- a CDS encoding ParA family protein has protein sequence MFRIAVANDKGGVGKTTTAVMLATLLADKGPTLLIDADEKTASATEWAAAGPGLACTVIPVEDLDATDLSPYTYLVFDTKAGEDAGDLLELSQAVDLLIVPTKPDALSLRALPKTLAPLIERGIKNYRVLITDVPPSPSTDGHEARAALMDLGVPVFSRDIRRASAFNKAALAGTRVRDVKGDQRAKLAHMDYELVLREVLA, from the coding sequence ATGTTCAGGATTGCCGTTGCGAACGACAAGGGTGGGGTCGGGAAGACCACGACCGCCGTCATGCTGGCCACCTTGCTGGCTGACAAGGGGCCGACCCTTCTGATTGACGCTGACGAAAAGACCGCGAGTGCCACGGAGTGGGCGGCCGCTGGCCCAGGTCTGGCCTGCACCGTGATTCCTGTGGAGGATCTGGACGCCACGGACCTCAGCCCTTACACCTATCTGGTGTTCGACACGAAAGCTGGGGAAGATGCTGGGGATCTGTTGGAACTCTCGCAAGCGGTCGACCTGTTGATCGTTCCCACCAAGCCGGATGCTTTGAGCCTCCGAGCCCTCCCCAAAACCCTAGCGCCGCTGATCGAGCGTGGCATCAAGAACTACCGGGTGCTGATAACGGACGTGCCACCATCCCCCAGCACCGATGGGCATGAGGCGCGTGCCGCCTTGATGGACCTCGGTGTGCCCGTGTTCAGCCGGGACATTCGCCGGGCCAGCGCCTTTAACAAGGCCGCGCTCGCGGGCACCCGTGTTCGTGACGTAAAAGGCGATCAGCGAGCGAAACTCGCGCATATGGACTACGAACTGGTCCTCCGGGAGGTCCTGGCATGA
- a CDS encoding HNH endonuclease signature motif containing protein, which produces MTYPQVYNRRTKRMEYLHRVVAAQQLGRALESGEVVHHINGDKQDARPENLAVLRVGEHAWVEWLIRRWRRGQPLLLPDVIPENLKACFPESVFT; this is translated from the coding sequence ATGACGTACCCACAGGTATACAACCGGAGAACGAAGCGGATGGAGTATCTCCACCGCGTGGTTGCGGCTCAGCAGTTGGGCCGGGCTCTGGAATCAGGCGAGGTCGTCCACCACATCAACGGCGATAAGCAGGACGCACGTCCAGAAAACCTGGCGGTGCTCCGTGTTGGAGAGCATGCCTGGGTAGAGTGGTTGATCCGCCGCTGGCGCCGCGGTCAACCCTTGCTCCTGCCTGATGTCATACCAGAAAACCTGAAAGCCTGTTTTCCAGAAAGTGTGTTCACCTGA
- a CDS encoding DUF6710 family protein, which produces MTERDTSQTLVHAVSSVGLEVNEDTQRAAATARQFLTFAKSLADHSSPVGPQQAMQALNALVALCVRQYQAELLTAPLIGRGHAADSDPFASLFHGPLDAEGRNFFALAPWREEPTTLQLKDGLIWASPWEPERYRRALLRSGPGWRQPTWKQHNDQTGVVYLPWGLYCVENGNHSAASGILQGDGVLVAHDVCDLTPVLQRVELGEQGIVREDTGALVGPHEAWSVLALIGLGKLLVAHQAGGRP; this is translated from the coding sequence ATGACCGAAAGGGACACCTCGCAAACTCTGGTGCACGCTGTCAGCTCCGTTGGCCTTGAAGTGAACGAGGACACACAGCGGGCGGCGGCAACCGCACGGCAGTTTTTGACCTTTGCCAAATCTCTGGCTGACCACAGCTCTCCAGTGGGACCTCAGCAAGCCATGCAAGCTCTCAACGCCCTCGTGGCCCTCTGCGTCCGTCAGTACCAAGCAGAGTTGCTGACTGCTCCCCTTATCGGCAGAGGTCATGCGGCGGACAGTGACCCTTTCGCATCGCTCTTCCACGGCCCCCTTGATGCAGAGGGGCGCAACTTCTTCGCCCTCGCCCCCTGGCGTGAAGAGCCCACCACCCTCCAACTCAAAGACGGCTTGATCTGGGCCTCGCCCTGGGAACCGGAGCGGTACCGCCGTGCGCTGCTGCGCTCCGGTCCGGGGTGGCGACAACCCACGTGGAAACAACACAACGACCAGACTGGTGTCGTGTACCTGCCCTGGGGTCTGTACTGCGTAGAGAACGGCAACCACAGCGCTGCGTCCGGCATCCTGCAAGGGGACGGGGTGCTGGTGGCGCACGACGTGTGCGACCTGACCCCAGTGCTGCAACGTGTGGAGTTGGGAGAACAGGGCATCGTTCGTGAGGATACCGGCGCGCTGGTGGGCCCCCATGAAGCTTGGTCCGTACTGGCCCTGATTGGGCTCGGCAAACTCCTTGTGGCCCATCAAGCTGGGGGGCGACCATGA
- a CDS encoding site-specific integrase: MTLDRYKHGQLAPSRTWVSLQPEERRRRAVAAVAEGDVGTLLDLLEAHHVRTHGHVSKETLRKYRLGARTWLEYAQDNAVKVLRPETEHADLWVRGLEASGKSPASVGVLLAGARALYAALRWAKATTDHPFTDVKPRKDKRRPWDKRQPYPEGDVGKLIAGAPIEMRVLLRLGGIAGLRASEITSLKWGDLDLEGGALTVRNGKGGKTRRVLLSSSLIADLRELGPQHEEVAVIGRTPEAARGRLRTLCQREGIPYLGLHALRHTAGTRLVRAGFQLQDVAEHLGHSDVQTARTYGKWADDRLKQHMQQS; encoded by the coding sequence ATGACGCTCGACCGATACAAACACGGACAACTGGCGCCGTCGCGGACGTGGGTGAGCCTCCAGCCCGAGGAGCGGCGGCGCCGGGCAGTCGCTGCGGTTGCGGAAGGAGATGTGGGGACCCTGCTCGACCTGCTTGAAGCCCACCATGTCCGCACCCACGGGCACGTCAGCAAGGAGACGTTGCGCAAGTACCGCCTGGGCGCCCGCACCTGGCTGGAGTACGCCCAGGACAACGCGGTCAAGGTACTGCGTCCGGAGACGGAGCACGCCGATCTGTGGGTGCGTGGGCTGGAGGCCAGTGGGAAGTCGCCCGCCTCTGTCGGCGTGCTGCTCGCGGGAGCACGGGCGCTCTACGCAGCTCTGCGCTGGGCCAAGGCGACGACCGATCACCCCTTCACTGACGTGAAGCCGCGCAAGGACAAGCGGCGGCCCTGGGATAAAAGACAGCCCTACCCGGAAGGCGACGTGGGGAAGCTGATCGCCGGGGCACCGATTGAGATGCGGGTCCTGCTGAGACTGGGGGGCATCGCGGGACTCCGCGCTTCGGAGATCACGTCCCTGAAGTGGGGCGACCTGGATCTGGAAGGTGGGGCGCTGACCGTGCGAAACGGCAAGGGCGGGAAAACCCGGCGCGTTCTGCTGTCGTCCTCTTTGATTGCGGACTTGCGAGAACTCGGTCCGCAACACGAAGAGGTGGCGGTCATTGGTCGGACCCCGGAAGCGGCACGGGGGAGACTGCGCACCCTATGCCAGCGGGAAGGGATTCCCTACCTGGGCCTGCACGCGCTGCGCCACACGGCGGGAACGCGGCTGGTGCGAGCGGGCTTCCAACTTCAGGATGTGGCCGAGCACCTGGGACACAGTGACGTGCAGACCGCGCGCACGTACGGCAAGTGGGCGGACGACCGGTTGAAACAGCACATGCAGCAGAGCTGA